From Saccharomycodes ludwigii strain NBRC 1722 chromosome IV, whole genome shotgun sequence, one genomic window encodes:
- the VMS1 gene encoding Vms1p (similar to Saccharomyces cerevisiae YDR049W | VMS1 | VCP/Cdc48-associated Mitochondrial Stress-responsive), whose translation MDSTYHVKKDDLYIFHCSKEILDSLELMYFDENDIETINNNANSTDTNSNIKNNVIEFSKDASFCNACSTDISNREHYKTDFHRFNIKRRLHNLPLVNEEEFESIVNNDTESISGSDSDVEDEDAQDGDRLYEIEKDGLTTAFEKNMKQASLLTTAEKKNNNNKQASFLNTKSPYIFMKSKLIPENKILGAYKVLFSDSDYPLKELKGNLQLQEDETSAIFMIGGGHFAGAIVSHKRLKNITFNKKLDLSISEQMVNLLHQKTFHRYTTRRKQGGTQSANDNAKGKANSAGSNLRRYNERALKEDIANLLKEWSPFLKSCKYIFIRGNGQYNKKMLFDDNVLQQNDHRIKNFPFITKRPTASELKRAWCKLTYLDILNRPEKKRKKETEKQSFAINKVAKQQDLSKGGNNQVETPVEIKHTKELIQLVKKSKIPLLISYLKKNNLGIDFALQPLDQYRSTTPTLLHYAAANGLKNVIYILLNTLKADPTIKNLHGKVAADLASNLETQQMFQLARNSLGEEHCNWDTDAHVGVPLTREHIDKEKEELKKQEEEHMNEQLAKIKLEQENLKRENYIKKGVVEQRLGSDKASKKVNSIELAPSNVQQTLNSLNPEQRMRLMREQRARAAEARMRANIK comes from the coding sequence ATGGATAGCACATATCATgttaaaaaagatgatctctatatttttcattgcTCCAAAGAAATATTAGATTCGTTAGAATTGATGTATTTTGATGAAAACGATATAGAAACAATCAACAATAATGCTAATTCCACTGATACTAATtccaatattaaaaataacgtAATTGAATTTAGTAAAGATGCTAGCTTCTGTAATGCCTGTAGTACCGACATTTCTAACAGAGAACATTATAAGACTGATTTCCATAGattcaatattaaaaggCGATTACATAACTTACCTCTAGTAAATGAGGAAGAATTCGAATCAATTGTAAATAATGACACAGAAAGTATTTCTGGCTCGGATAGTGATGTTGAGGATGAAGATGCTCAGGATGGTGACAGATTATATGAGATAGAAAAAGATGGTTTAACTACtgcttttgaaaaaaatatgaaacaGGCTTCACTGTTAACAACCGCtgagaagaagaataataataataagcaggcaagttttttaaatacaaaatcaCCTTATATCTTCATGAAAAGTAAGCTGATTcctgaaaataaaatattgggTGCttataaagttttattcAGTGACAGTGACTATCCATTGAAAGAGTTAAAGGGAAACTTGCAACTGCAAGAGGATGAAACATCCGCTATTTTTATGATTGGTGGTGGTCATTTTGCCGGCGCTATTGTTTCTCATAAAAGACTTAAAAACATtacatttaataaaaaactaGATTTATCGATATCCGAGCAAATGGTTAATTTGTTACATCAAAAAACATTTCATAGATATACAACCAGAAGGAAACAAGGTGGTACACAAAGTGCTAATGATAATGCAAAGGGCAAAGCAAATTCTGCTGGGAGTAATCTACGTAGATACAATGAAAGAGCCCTAAAGGAAGATATTGCCAACTTACTGAAAGAATGGTCTCCTTTTCTAAAAAGTTGCaagtatatttttattagaggGAACGGtcaatataacaaaaaaatgttatttgATGATAACGTTTTGCAACAAAATGATCACAGGATAAAAAACTTCCCCTTTATTACCAAAAGACCAACTGCTTCTGAATTAAAGAGAGCCTGGTGCAAGTTAACTTACCTTGATATATTGAATAGgcctgaaaaaaaaaggaaaaaagaaactgaGAAACAATCATTTGCTATTAATAAAGTTGCAAAACAACAAGACCTGTCAAAGGGGGGAAATAACCAGGTTGAAACGCCAGTTGAGATTAAACATACAAAAGAATTAATCCAGTTGGTTAAAAAATCTAAGATTCCTCTTTTAATATcctatttgaaaaaaaacaatctaGGCATTGATTTTGCGTTGCAACCCCTTGATCAATACAGATCAACAACACCGACTTTGCTACATTACGCTGCTGCTAATGGTCTAAAAAAtgtaatttatatattgcTAAATACATTAAAGGCTGACCCAACTATAAAAAATCTCCACGGTAAAGTTGCAGCCGATTTAGCTTCAAATTTGGAAACTCAACAAATGTTCCAATTGGCTAGAAACAGTTTAGGAGAGGAGCATTGTAATTGGGACACAGATGCTCATGTTGGTGTTCCCTTGACCAGAGAGCATATTGATAAAGAGAAAGAGGAATTGAAGAAACAAGAGGAAGAACATATGAACGAGCAATTAGCAAAAATTAAGTTGGAACAGGAAAACttgaaaagagaaaattatataaaaaaaggtgTAGTAGAACAGAGATTGGGTTCAGACAAAGCATCGAAAAAGGTAAATAGCATAGAATTGGCTCCATCTAATGTACAACAAACTTTAAATTCGTTGAATCCCGAGCAAAGAATGAGACTAATGAGAGAGCAAAGGGCTAGAGCTGCAGAAGCTAGGATGAGagcaaatattaaataa